One window from the genome of Pyrobaculum ferrireducens encodes:
- a CDS encoding APC family permease produces the protein MGELSRQWLRRRLGVFDIYALVHADVQSTFYFLAGYVALAAGLWGFVGTVYGVVLMAAIALTYGEMGSRFPETGGSYLYVKYSFGAAVAYLSTWLLAFDQVVMIAYGTIDAAKAVLKLLHGATGAFEVLLALVFSGVLFLLALLGIRESASWGKAVAVMDLTLMFSLIVTALATRPSAPPFFNWGGVEAANLFLAFSLLSRGFTGLDALGQLAGEAREPLVQVPKATVLLITIGALGALGLMASIMSALTPHDLTDPAIAPVLLAEKMHPVLYYLVAANIIAVMLTAALTGYIAFSRLTYILADEGHLPPHFWRLHKRFRTPHISLTVAFTASLLLIYVGEIKIILAIYALGSLINYLLVALALAKASRSGTLHGAFSTPLIAGVPLSVWMAIALIPIGIALTLIEKYPYLWAWGLWIAAGAVLYYYRKTAARSRP, from the coding sequence GTGGGGGAGCTGTCGCGTCAGTGGCTGAGGAGGAGGCTCGGCGTCTTTGACATATACGCCTTGGTGCATGCTGACGTGCAGAGCACCTTCTACTTCCTCGCTGGATACGTGGCGCTGGCGGCCGGGCTTTGGGGATTTGTAGGGACTGTGTATGGCGTTGTGCTTATGGCGGCCATAGCGCTCACTTACGGAGAGATGGGCTCCCGCTTTCCTGAGACTGGCGGGTCCTATTTATACGTCAAGTACTCCTTCGGCGCCGCCGTTGCCTACCTCTCAACATGGTTGCTCGCCTTTGATCAAGTGGTGATGATCGCCTACGGAACGATAGACGCGGCTAAGGCGGTGCTGAAGCTTCTCCACGGCGCCACCGGGGCGTTTGAAGTCTTATTAGCCCTCGTCTTCTCTGGCGTGCTCTTCCTCTTAGCTCTCCTGGGGATTAGGGAATCAGCCTCGTGGGGTAAGGCGGTCGCTGTTATGGATCTCACCCTCATGTTTTCTCTCATAGTAACAGCCCTCGCCACGAGGCCCTCGGCGCCCCCCTTTTTCAACTGGGGGGGCGTGGAGGCCGCAAACCTCTTCTTGGCCTTTTCCCTCCTCTCCAGAGGCTTTACCGGACTAGACGCCCTCGGGCAACTGGCAGGAGAGGCTCGGGAGCCGCTTGTACAAGTGCCCAAGGCTACTGTGCTTTTGATAACCATCGGCGCGCTGGGCGCCCTAGGCCTCATGGCCTCTATCATGTCGGCGCTGACGCCTCATGACTTGACGGACCCCGCCATAGCGCCGGTTCTGCTCGCAGAAAAGATGCACCCAGTTTTGTACTACCTCGTCGCGGCTAATATCATCGCCGTCATGCTCACAGCGGCTCTTACAGGCTACATCGCCTTCTCCCGGCTGACCTACATTTTAGCAGACGAGGGCCACCTGCCCCCACACTTCTGGAGACTTCACAAAAGGTTTAGAACCCCCCACATATCCCTTACAGTTGCATTTACCGCCTCCCTCCTACTAATATACGTAGGGGAGATAAAGATTATACTCGCAATATACGCCTTGGGTTCCCTCATTAACTACCTACTAGTAGCCCTCGCCCTGGCCAAGGCCTCGAGAAGCGGGACGCTACACGGCGCCTTCAGCACACCCCTCATCGCCGGAGTCCCCCTCTCCGTGTGGATGGCCATAGCGCTGATACCCATCGGCATCGCCCTGACCCTGATAGAGAAGTACCCCTACCTATGGGCGTGGGGCCTCTGGATAGCCGCAGGCGCCGTGCTGTACTACTACAGAAAGACAGCCGCTAGGAGCCGCCCCTAG
- a CDS encoding NUDIX hydrolase — MDEVIYRARKFTLVKRAREVGGRVVWGEYLVHPGAVGVLAVVDGKAVLVRQFRPALRSWTLEIPAGTLDGGESPEEAAVREMVEETGYRPVRLVPLLEFYPSPGLSDELIRLYFTDALEYVGVGERDPGEVDMEVVFKTPGEVLRMIESGEVRDSKTIIAFLAARARGLL; from the coding sequence GTGGATGAGGTGATCTACAGGGCGAGGAAGTTTACGCTGGTGAAGAGGGCGAGGGAGGTGGGAGGCCGCGTGGTGTGGGGGGAGTACCTGGTCCACCCAGGTGCGGTGGGGGTCCTTGCGGTGGTAGATGGGAAGGCGGTGTTGGTGAGGCAGTTTAGGCCGGCGCTTAGGAGCTGGACCTTGGAGATACCCGCCGGCACGCTTGACGGTGGGGAGAGCCCCGAGGAGGCGGCGGTTAGGGAGATGGTTGAGGAGACTGGCTACCGGCCGGTGAGGCTTGTCCCCCTGCTGGAGTTCTACCCGAGCCCGGGCCTCAGCGACGAGCTAATTAGGCTCTACTTCACCGACGCCTTGGAGTACGTGGGGGTGGGGGAGAGGGACCCCGGAGAGGTGGATATGGAGGTTGTCTTCAAGACGCCGGGGGAGGTGCTCCGCATGATTGAGAGCGGCGAGGTGAGGGACAGCAAGACGATAATAGCGTTTCTCGCGGCGCGGGCCAGGGGCCTCCTGTAG
- a CDS encoding PaREP1 family protein, translating to MQASEKLYKAVEEAVKAAAVVLGLPEAGEAARAGRWEARIFFSAVRKLAGALGEEFRLAFAEGWFLHVKGFHEARLTLEDVADRVPYIERGLRKVSELVARGGS from the coding sequence GTGCAGGCCTCTGAGAAGCTGTACAAGGCTGTGGAGGAGGCTGTGAAGGCGGCGGCTGTCGTTTTAGGGTTGCCAGAGGCCGGGGAGGCGGCGAGGGCGGGGAGGTGGGAGGCGAGGATCTTTTTCTCAGCTGTGAGAAAGCTGGCTGGGGCACTGGGGGAGGAGTTTAGGCTGGCTTTTGCAGAGGGCTGGTTTCTGCACGTGAAGGGGTTCCACGAGGCGCGGCTTACGCTGGAGGACGTGGCCGACCGCGTGCCTTACATCGAGCGGGGTTTGAGGAAAGTGTCGGAGCTTGTGGCTAGGGGCGGCTCCTAG
- a CDS encoding DNA-binding protein: MFEVVWVPEPVLAELHSEGTVMWVSENMARGRIALFPELPNYREEALRLMELSGRYPVRRLDYPEAYCIAVASDRGYVVLSENGAAYASQHLYARARVWRALEVLGELARRGLVGRDDFLLYELETRHKFPRRDLERIWRYLPGT; the protein is encoded by the coding sequence GTGTTTGAGGTTGTTTGGGTGCCGGAGCCTGTGCTCGCCGAGTTGCACTCAGAGGGGACGGTGATGTGGGTGTCTGAAAACATGGCGCGGGGGAGAATTGCGCTGTTTCCGGAGTTGCCGAATTACAGAGAGGAGGCGCTTCGTCTAATGGAGCTGAGCGGCCGGTACCCAGTGAGGCGGCTCGACTACCCAGAGGCTTACTGCATCGCCGTGGCCAGCGACAGAGGCTATGTTGTGCTGTCGGAGAACGGCGCCGCCTACGCGTCGCAACACCTCTACGCGAGGGCTAGGGTTTGGAGGGCGCTTGAGGTTTTGGGAGAGCTGGCGAGGCGGGGCCTCGTGGGTAGGGACGACTTCCTCCTTTACGAACTGGAGACAAGACATAAATTTCCGCGAAGAGATCTAGAGAGGATATGGCGCTACCTGCCTGGTACGTAG
- a CDS encoding bifunctional hydroxymethylpyrimidine kinase/phosphomethylpyrimidine kinase — protein sequence MWRVAITIAGLDSGGGAGIHADVKTFAAMGVHGATALTCVTAQNTYEVREVQCLSPAMVRAQILAVWDDMGIDAGKTGMLGTGEIIEEVAATVEKLGFPLVVDPVMVAKSGAPLISDDAVDVLKKRLLPVAKVATPNRPEAERLTGMSIASERDAERAAEYIHREYGTEVVIVKGGHLPGGEAVDVVYYRGAVHKFSTPRLDSRATHGTGCAYSAAIAAGLAKGLDPLEAVKTAKQFIYTAIKYGVARGKGHWAVNPTAWVEIPAERWRAVEELEAALKLVRRNAERLAKAIPEVQSNLGYVIDPRYARDTGDVAAVPGRIVNYMGEARPSGPPTFGASSHVARKILALASRDPRARSAMNIRYDPELVERAKALGFKIAVVDRRREPEEVKKREGGTMQWVVEEALRQTGGVAPDLIVDLGDWGKEPQITVVGKTPAEVVEKVLKILS from the coding sequence ATGTGGAGGGTTGCTATAACAATTGCCGGGCTTGACTCCGGCGGGGGGGCGGGGATCCACGCCGATGTCAAGACCTTCGCCGCGATGGGCGTCCACGGCGCGACGGCGCTGACGTGCGTAACGGCGCAGAACACCTACGAGGTTAGGGAGGTGCAGTGCCTCAGCCCGGCTATGGTTAGGGCCCAGATACTCGCCGTGTGGGACGACATGGGGATAGACGCCGGCAAAACCGGTATGCTGGGGACGGGGGAGATAATTGAGGAGGTGGCGGCCACCGTGGAGAAGCTGGGCTTCCCCCTGGTGGTGGACCCGGTGATGGTGGCCAAGTCCGGCGCGCCGCTGATATCAGACGACGCGGTCGACGTGTTGAAGAAAAGGCTGTTGCCGGTGGCTAAGGTGGCGACTCCCAACAGGCCCGAGGCGGAGAGGCTCACCGGCATGTCCATAGCCTCGGAGAGGGACGCCGAGAGGGCGGCGGAGTACATCCATAGGGAGTACGGGACTGAGGTGGTTATTGTGAAGGGCGGCCACCTCCCTGGCGGGGAGGCGGTGGACGTGGTGTACTACAGAGGCGCAGTGCACAAGTTCTCCACCCCCAGGCTGGACTCCAGGGCGACCCACGGCACCGGCTGCGCCTACTCCGCGGCCATCGCGGCGGGGCTGGCGAAGGGGCTTGACCCCCTGGAGGCTGTCAAGACGGCGAAGCAGTTTATCTACACCGCTATTAAATACGGAGTGGCCAGGGGCAAGGGCCACTGGGCGGTCAACCCCACCGCCTGGGTGGAGATACCCGCGGAGAGGTGGAGAGCTGTGGAGGAGCTGGAGGCCGCGCTTAAGCTGGTGAGGCGCAACGCGGAGAGGCTGGCCAAGGCCATCCCCGAGGTGCAGAGCAACCTCGGCTACGTAATCGACCCGCGCTACGCCCGGGACACGGGGGACGTGGCGGCGGTGCCTGGACGCATTGTGAATTACATGGGCGAGGCGAGGCCCTCCGGGCCGCCCACATTCGGAGCCAGTAGCCACGTAGCCAGAAAAATCCTGGCCCTCGCGTCGCGCGACCCCCGCGCCAGGTCGGCGATGAACATCCGCTACGATCCGGAGCTTGTGGAGAGGGCCAAGGCCCTTGGCTTCAAGATAGCGGTGGTGGACAGAAGGCGGGAGCCGGAGGAGGTGAAGAAGAGGGAGGGAGGCACCATGCAGTGGGTTGTGGAAGAGGCGCTGAGGCAGACAGGAGGGGTAGCCCCCGACTTGATTGTCGACTTGGGTGACTGGGGCAAGGAGCCGCAGATCACCGTCGTGGGGAAGACGCCGGCGGAGGTGGTTGAAAAGGTGCTGAAGATCCTGTCCTGA